The Siansivirga zeaxanthinifaciens CC-SAMT-1 region TACCAACTCCTCGGTTTCGGGTCTTGGTATTAAGGTGTTAGAATTTACTTTAAAAGTAAGGCCGTAAAATTCGGTTTCTCCTAAAATGTATTGTATGGGCTGTTCTTGTTTTAATAATTGAAGCGCATTTAAAATAGATTCAGAATTTTCTATTTTTAGATCTGGCTCCATGGCAAGCTGAATTCTTCGCACCTTGTAAAACGACTCAATTAATAAAAAAAAGAAACTATCTACTTCCTCTTTGGGGTAAATAGGATCTAATTCTAAATGAAATTTTTGTTGTATCGTCTTTAAATTCATAAATCTTTTATCATCCAAATACTGCACGAGTAATGTCCTGTACCACCCACAGCTTCTGTTAAATGTTTAAAACCAAATTGTTCATAAATATGAATGGCTGCTTTTAATTGCGATGCAGATTCTATATAACATTGCTTGTACCCCAAATCTTTTGCTGCTTTTAAACATTTCTCAAATAATTTTTGCCCCAAACCTTTACCTCGTAATTTAGGTGAGAAATACATTTTTTGAAGTTCACAAATGGTCGATTCAAAATTTGGCAATGGTTTTATTCCTGCACCACCCAAAACTTCACCATTCAATTCTACAACATAGTAAACTTCATTGCTTTGTTGGTAGGCTTCAAACATACTCGCCGTTTCTGGATCTGTATAGGCTGTACCTTCCAAAGGAATTTTAAACTCATGAAAACAACCTCTTATAACCTGTTCTAAAGGCGCATTGTCTTCGCTCTTAATTTCTCGAATAACTATAGTATCTTTGCTCACTTTAAATACTTACTTTTACAAGTGTGAAGATACTTAAAACTAAAAAAAAGGAGATGAAACGCCTTATAATCTTATCAACAATACTCATAACTTTTTTAAACTGTTCGGTTGCCGAAAAACCACAATTTTTAAATGTTCAAAACATTAAAGTTTCCGGAAGCAACTCTAAATTTGTTACCATTGAAGCCGAAGCACTTTTTTTAAACCCTAATATTGTTGGTGGCGAATTAAAAACCGATGCTGTAAAAATTTTTGTTAACGATAATGAAATGACAAGCATATCTACAAAAAGTTTTAAAATTCCTGCTAAAAAAGAATTTTCGATACCATTAAAAGCTAATATCCCAACAGACAGTTTATTAAGCAATAAAAATTTAGGTGGCTTATTAGGAAGTTTATTTAGCAGAAAAGTAAAAATACAATACAAGGGCGATATTGTTTACAAAGTCTTTGGATTTTCACATACATACGCCTTAGATAAAACTGAAACCGTAAAACTTAAATAACTGCATTGAATTTACACGAATATTATATAAACCGATGCCTGGAGATTGCTAAAAATGGTTTGGGTACAACCCGACCAAATCCTATGGTTGGTAGTGTAATTGTTTATAATAATAAAATTATTGGCGAAGGATTTACAAGTCCGTATGGCGGAAATCACGCCGAAGTAAACGCTATTAATTCTGTTAAGGACCAATCCTTATTAAAAGACGCCACCATTTATGTAACCTTAGAGCCTTGTTCGCATTTTGGAAAAACCCCACCATGTAGTGATTTAATAATAAAAAACAAGATTCCTAATGTGGTTATTGGATGTATTGACGATAACGAACAAGTAGCCGGAAAAGGCATTAAAAAATTAAAGGAAGCAGGCTGCCATGTGGTTGTTGGTGTTTTGGAGGCTGCTTGCAGAGCACATCATAAACGTTTTTTTACATTTCATAATAAAAAAAGACCTTACATCATTCTAAAATGGGCAGAAACAGTCGATGGATTTATTGCTCCCAAACAAAAATCTGAACAAAAACCAGTTTGGATTACCAATACCATTTCCAGACAATGGGTACATAAATGGCGAACCGAAGAACAAGCTATTTTAATTGGAACAAATACGGCTTTACAAGACAATCCTAGTTTAACAGCTCGAGACTGGACCGGCGAAAACCCTACCCGTATTATTATTGATAAGAAACAGAAATTACCTGAAAATTTATCGGTTTTTAATACCGATGCGAACACGTATTTTATTAGCGAAAAAGAGATGGATTTTTCAAAACAAATAGGTGCTCAAATTTGCGATTTCTTATTCAATAAGCATATTAATTCGGTAATTATTGAAGGTGGCTCTAAAACACTACAAACATTTATTGATGAAGATTTATGGGATGAAGCTCGTATTTTTACAGGCCACGTTAAATTTAACGACGGTGTGAAAGCGCCAAGCTTTTCTGGTAATTTAATTTCTGAAACTTATATTTTAAAAGACATACTTAAAACATATATTAATGATTAAAACACTCATTTTCGATTTTGGAAATGTATTCATCAATTTAGATATTGAAGGTGCATCTAACTATGCACTTGAGTCATTTAAAATCAATTCTTTATCGGAAGAAATTATAGCATTCAACAGTTTTTACGAACAAGGTTTAATTTCAACAGAAGAATTTATTGAATTTTACTCCGAAAACTTTCCGAATCTTACCACAGAAGAACTCGTTTACATCTGGAATTACATTTTAAAAGACTTTCCAAAGCACAGACTAGAGTTTCTAAAAAAGTTAAAATCTGAAAAGAAATTTAAACTTATTCTGCTAAGCAACACCAACGAATTACATATAAATTGGATTAAGGAACACGTACCTTTTTTTACAGAATTTAAAAATTGTTTTGATGCTTTTTATTTATCGCATGAAATTAACTTAAGAAAGCCTAACGCCGATATTTTTGAATTTGTATTAAATGAAAATAAGTTGGCTGCCAGCGAATGTTTATTTATTGACGACAATTTAGAAAATTGTAAAACAGCAACTAAATTAGGGATTCACATCTGGAACATTCAACCAGAAACCCAAGATGTTTCCAATTTATTTGAAACCAAATCCAGTTTATTTTAATCCTTTTGGAAGAAAAAGACACATACAAAACAATAGATATAGCATCAGAACCCGTTTTATTTAAAGACAAGAATAGTAAGTTTTTTGGTTATGCCTTTCCAGTGTTAAACGAAGAAGACATTAAACAACATTTGGAAGCCTTAAAAAAATCACATCATGCTGCCAGACATTGGTGTTATGCCTATCAATTAGGCACAGAAGTTATTACTTACAGAGCCAATGATGATGGCGAACCCAATAATAGTGCTGGCGCTCCTATTTACGGTCAAATACAATCTTTTGATGTTACCAACATTTTAATAGTCGTTGTTCGCTACTTTGGTGGGGTAAAATTAGGGGTTGGCGGTTTAATTAATGCTTATAAAACAACAGCACAATTAGCATTAGAAAACTGTAAAATCATTGAAAAAACAATAAGTATTGATTTCTTAATTACTTTCGATTACAAAAATATGAATACCGTTATGAGAGTTATTAAAGAACGCCAGCTCAACATAACGAATCAGAAATTAGAACTCAATTGTGAAATCACAATTTCGGTAAGAAAAAAAGAAGCGCCAACTATTTTTGAAATCTTCAATCAGCTTTTTGAAATTGAAATAAAAACAATTTAGATTAATTATTGATAGCGTCTAAGATGTACTGAGGCGCCTTAATTGGTTTTAAAGTATTTTTATCTAAAAACACTAAAGTTGTTTCTGCAGTTGTTAAAAGTTCCCCGTGCTGATTTGTAATTTCATACTCAAATTCAATCTTAACAGAAGGCATTTTTTTTAGTTGAGTTTTTACATTAATTAAGTCGTCGTAAACAGCTGATTTCTTATAATTTATACTCAATGAAACTACAGGTAGCATCACGCCATTTTCCTCCATCGATTTGTAAGAAATCCCCATGTTTCGTAACCATTCAATGCGTCCCATCTCTAGATATAATGCGTAATTTCCGTGATAAACAACCCCCATTTGGTCGGTTTCACCATAACGCACTCTTATTTGTATTTCATCGAATTTCATAACGTATATTGGATATTTTTTTGTAGTTTCGGCTAGAGGATAAACATGAGGAAATTTTTATAAAAATTCAATAGTAAATGATTTTTTTTTTAAGAATTTTGTTCACATATTTGCCAAACCTAAGATAGAGAAGAAAATCTATTTTTTTT contains the following coding sequences:
- a CDS encoding GNAT family N-acetyltransferase, whose translation is MSKDTIVIREIKSEDNAPLEQVIRGCFHEFKIPLEGTAYTDPETASMFEAYQQSNEVYYVVELNGEVLGGAGIKPLPNFESTICELQKMYFSPKLRGKGLGQKLFEKCLKAAKDLGYKQCYIESASQLKAAIHIYEQFGFKHLTEAVGGTGHYSCSIWMIKDL
- the ribD gene encoding bifunctional diaminohydroxyphosphoribosylaminopyrimidine deaminase/5-amino-6-(5-phosphoribosylamino)uracil reductase RibD codes for the protein MNLHEYYINRCLEIAKNGLGTTRPNPMVGSVIVYNNKIIGEGFTSPYGGNHAEVNAINSVKDQSLLKDATIYVTLEPCSHFGKTPPCSDLIIKNKIPNVVIGCIDDNEQVAGKGIKKLKEAGCHVVVGVLEAACRAHHKRFFTFHNKKRPYIILKWAETVDGFIAPKQKSEQKPVWITNTISRQWVHKWRTEEQAILIGTNTALQDNPSLTARDWTGENPTRIIIDKKQKLPENLSVFNTDANTYFISEKEMDFSKQIGAQICDFLFNKHINSVIIEGGSKTLQTFIDEDLWDEARIFTGHVKFNDGVKAPSFSGNLISETYILKDILKTYIND
- a CDS encoding HAD-IA family hydrolase; the encoded protein is MIKTLIFDFGNVFINLDIEGASNYALESFKINSLSEEIIAFNSFYEQGLISTEEFIEFYSENFPNLTTEELVYIWNYILKDFPKHRLEFLKKLKSEKKFKLILLSNTNELHINWIKEHVPFFTEFKNCFDAFYLSHEINLRKPNADIFEFVLNENKLAASECLFIDDNLENCKTATKLGIHIWNIQPETQDVSNLFETKSSLF
- a CDS encoding IMPACT family protein, with translation MEEKDTYKTIDIASEPVLFKDKNSKFFGYAFPVLNEEDIKQHLEALKKSHHAARHWCYAYQLGTEVITYRANDDGEPNNSAGAPIYGQIQSFDVTNILIVVVRYFGGVKLGVGGLINAYKTTAQLALENCKIIEKTISIDFLITFDYKNMNTVMRVIKERQLNITNQKLELNCEITISVRKKEAPTIFEIFNQLFEIEIKTI
- a CDS encoding acyl-CoA thioesterase; translation: MKFDEIQIRVRYGETDQMGVVYHGNYALYLEMGRIEWLRNMGISYKSMEENGVMLPVVSLSINYKKSAVYDDLINVKTQLKKMPSVKIEFEYEITNQHGELLTTAETTLVFLDKNTLKPIKAPQYILDAINN